In Dehalococcoidales bacterium, one genomic interval encodes:
- a CDS encoding TOBE domain-containing protein, producing MKISARNILKGKVKSVKPGVVNTEVVIELSGGEIVTSIITKESAEGLALATGKSVYAVIKASNVMIAID from the coding sequence ATGAAAATCAGTGCACGGAACATACTCAAGGGGAAGGTGAAGAGCGTCAAACCCGGCGTGGTCAATACGGAAGTGGTAATTGAACTCTCCGGCGGGGAGATTGTCACGTCGATCATCACCAAGGAGTCTGCCGAGGGACTGGCGCTGGCTACGGGTAAAAGTGTCTATGCCGTCATCAAAGCCTCGAATGTGATGATTGCCATCGATTGA
- a CDS encoding ABC transporter ATP-binding protein yields MIKVRNLWVDLGEFVLKDANMDINQGEYFVILGPTGAGKTVLLESIAGLYPLKEGRIWLNDEEVTRLEPEKRGISIVYQDQMLFPHLSVRDNITFGLRIRKMRPAEIERTLSWLAGLLDIHHLLGRKPDTLSGGEKQKVALARALSVKPKLLLLDEPLSALDPNSREILQRELRNIHEEYRVTTVHVTHDFEEAIALADRVAVIGDGCVQQVGTPEQIFRQPGSEFVARFAMVRNIFRGEVIEGENGDALFCVDGVSLSVVTGYRGQCHASLRPEDIIISHAPFPSSARNTFSGMITSITDKGATLLLTIHVPPDFICLITRNSFDAMALSIGDTVYITFKASAVNIF; encoded by the coding sequence ATGATTAAGGTAAGGAATCTATGGGTAGACCTAGGTGAATTCGTATTGAAAGATGCAAACATGGATATCAACCAGGGTGAGTACTTTGTCATTTTAGGGCCTACCGGGGCCGGGAAAACGGTTCTGCTCGAATCTATCGCCGGTCTATATCCACTGAAAGAAGGACGCATATGGCTTAACGATGAAGAGGTTACCAGACTTGAACCCGAAAAACGGGGCATCAGCATCGTTTATCAGGATCAGATGCTTTTCCCCCACCTCTCGGTCAGGGATAATATCACCTTCGGTCTCAGAATCCGCAAGATGAGACCTGCTGAAATCGAGCGTACTTTAAGCTGGCTGGCAGGGTTGCTGGATATACATCACCTGCTTGGCCGTAAGCCGGATACTCTCAGTGGCGGAGAGAAGCAGAAGGTGGCCCTGGCCCGGGCTTTGAGCGTTAAGCCTAAGTTGCTTTTGCTGGACGAACCGCTCAGCGCTCTAGACCCAAACAGCCGTGAGATACTCCAGCGTGAACTACGTAATATACATGAAGAGTACCGGGTAACTACGGTGCATGTTACTCATGATTTTGAGGAGGCGATTGCTCTGGCTGATCGTGTTGCCGTAATCGGAGACGGTTGTGTCCAGCAGGTAGGCACTCCGGAGCAAATATTCCGCCAGCCCGGTTCGGAGTTCGTCGCTCGCTTCGCCATGGTGAGAAATATCTTTCGAGGTGAGGTAATTGAAGGTGAAAATGGAGATGCCCTCTTCTGCGTCGATGGGGTGAGTCTGTCTGTTGTCACCGGGTACCGTGGGCAGTGTCATGCTTCTCTCCGTCCCGAGGACATCATCATCTCTCATGCCCCCTTTCCATCGAGCGCCCGTAACACGTTCTCGGGTATGATAACTTCAATCACTGATAAGGGGGCTACTTTACTGCTGACAATACATGTCCCTCCTGATTTCATCTGCCTTATTACCCGGAATTCTTTTGATGCCATGGCACTGTCGATAGGCGATACGGTATATATCACTTTCAAGGCATCTGCGGTCAATATTTTCTAG
- a CDS encoding ABC transporter permease, with translation MVKQWLKSNKLTLTFILLGAIIFLFIIVPLFRMIFASDPGILRETLFDPEVTKAILLTLWAALIATGIGFVLGVPLAYLLARYEFRGKRIVEGLIDVPIVVPHTAAGIALLFVFGRNFFMGSIFGSVGIQFVDSMAGIVVAMLFVSVPFLIDSAKDGFKKVDIRLEKVARTLGASSWQTFFRVSFPLAWRSILSGNIMMWARGISEFGAVIILAYHPMIAPTLIYERFETYGLTYSRPVAVLLILISLIIFVVLRTLVQRGKQR, from the coding sequence TTGGTAAAACAGTGGCTGAAATCCAATAAGCTGACGCTGACATTCATACTGCTGGGGGCAATCATTTTCCTGTTTATTATCGTGCCTCTCTTCCGAATGATTTTTGCCTCCGACCCCGGCATATTGAGAGAAACCCTGTTCGACCCCGAGGTAACCAAAGCGATATTGCTTACCCTGTGGGCGGCTCTTATCGCCACCGGGATTGGTTTCGTACTCGGGGTGCCTTTAGCTTACCTACTGGCCCGTTATGAGTTCCGGGGCAAGAGAATAGTCGAGGGATTGATTGATGTCCCGATAGTCGTCCCCCATACCGCTGCCGGTATTGCATTGCTCTTTGTCTTTGGTCGCAACTTTTTTATGGGCAGTATTTTCGGTTCAGTAGGTATTCAGTTTGTCGATTCCATGGCCGGTATCGTAGTGGCCATGCTGTTTGTCAGCGTGCCTTTCCTGATAGACTCGGCTAAGGATGGTTTCAAAAAGGTAGATATTAGACTGGAGAAGGTAGCCCGTACCTTGGGTGCTTCATCCTGGCAGACATTCTTCAGGGTTTCCTTTCCATTGGCCTGGAGAAGCATACTCTCCGGAAATATAATGATGTGGGCCCGCGGCATAAGCGAGTTCGGGGCGGTAATCATTCTTGCCTATCACCCCATGATTGCCCCAACGCTAATCTACGAACGATTTGAAACCTATGGTCTTACGTACTCCCGGCCCGTGGCAGTGCTGCTCATCCTGATCAGCCTGATCATCTTTGTCGTACTGAGGACTCTGGTACAGCGAGGAAAGCAAAGATGA